One part of the Perognathus longimembris pacificus isolate PPM17 chromosome 10, ASM2315922v1, whole genome shotgun sequence genome encodes these proteins:
- the LOC125358467 gene encoding olfactory receptor 4S2-like — protein MEVVSNVTEFIFLGLSQDPGMQLMFFTLFLLFYIVIMVGNLLILLVVFSDHQLHTPMYFFLSNLSFVDIAYSSATAPKMISDFISEKKTISYWGCVVQMFTFHFFGCAEIFVLTVMAFDRFAAICHPLRYTTIMSANICTILALLSWVGALGHSFFQTLLTFRLPFCDAQVIDHYFCDVHPVLKLACADTTLVNMLVIANSGLISLGCFIILLSSYTIILFSLRKRSAESRRKALSTCGSHLMVVTFFFVPCIFIYLRPSTTFPLDKAVSVFYTTITPMLNPLIYTLRNEDVKNAMKKLWNHKVSSKEKQKS, from the coding sequence ATGGAAGTCGTCAGCAATGTTACTGAGTTTATTTTCCTAGGACTTTCCCAAGATCCTGGAATGCAGTTGATGTTCTTTACATTATTCCTCCTCTTCTACATTGTGATTATGGTGGGAAATTTACTAattttgcttgtggtcttttctgATCACCAGCTCCACACACCCATGTATTTCTTCCTTAGTAACCTGTCCTTTGTGGACATTGCCTATTCCTCTGCCACAGCCCCCAAGATGATTTCAGACTTTATATCTGAAAAAAAGACTATATCCTACTGGGGATGTGTGGTCCAAATGTTtacttttcacttttttggttgTGCTGAGATCTTTGTTTTGACTGTCATGGCTTTTGACCGTTTTGCTGCGATCTGTCACCCTCTTCGTTATACCACCATCATGAGTGCCAATATTTGCACCATTCTGGCATTATTGTCCTGGGTGGGTGCCCTGGGTCATTCCTTTTTCCAGACCCTCTTAACCTTTCGGCTGCCTTTTTGTGATGCTCAGGTCATTGACCACTACTTTTGTGATGTTCACCCAGTCCTAAAACTTGCCTGTGCTGATACAACCCTGGTTAATATGTTGGTGATTGCCAACAGTGGTCTCATCTCCTTGGGGTGTTTTATCATCCTTCTGTCCTCCTACACAATCATTTTATTTAGTCTTAGGAAGCGCTCTGCAGAGAGCCGGCGTAAAGCTCTCTCTacctgtggatctcatctgaTGGTAGTGACTTTCTTCTTTGTCCCTTGTATCTTCATTTATCTTCGCCCATCCACTACTTTCCCACTGGATAAGGCTGTATCTGTGTTTTATACCACCATCACCCCAATGCTAAACCCACTCATCTATACTCTGAGGAATGAGGATGTAAAGAATGCCATGAAGAAATTATGGAATCACAAAGTCTCCTCCAAGGAAAAGCAGAAGAGCTAG
- the LOC125357919 gene encoding olfactory receptor 4Q3-like, translated as MNKENDSSVTEFVLMGLSSPWEIQLFLFLIFLLVYVAIVLANLLIVVTVQASAHLLQSPMYYFLNHLSFIDLCLSCVAMPILGNFLQQVKTISSSGCLAQIYFLHFLGASEMFLLTVMAYDRYMAICNPLHYLTVMNCQLCLQLVFACWCGGFLHSITQVILVIQLLFCGPNHLDNFYCDAPQVIKLACRDTYVVEVLMVSNSGLLSLICFLVLLFSYAVILITLRTFLHQDQGKVLSTCASHLTVVSLIFGPCVFIYLRPFCSFFVDKVFSVFYTVITPMLNPLIYTLRNADMKTAMKKLRRKHMASCCLLKDE; from the coding sequence atgaataaagaaaatgactCTAGTGTAACAGAATTTGTACTTATGGGCCTATCATCCCCCTGGGAGATACAGTTATTTCTCTTCCTAATATTTTTGCTAGTTTATGTTGCTATTGTCCTGGCGAATCTCTTGATAGTGGTAACAGTGCAAGCTAGTGCTCACCTGCTCCAGTCTCCTATGTACTACTTCTTAAACCACCTCTCCTTCATTGATCTGTGCCTCAGCTGTGTTGCTATGCCTATATTAGGGAATTTCCTACAGCAGGTCAAGACCATCTCTTCTTCAGGTTGTCTGGCCCAGATCTACTTCCTCCACTTTTTGGGAGCCAGTGAGATGTTTTTGTTGACAGTCATGGCCTATGACAGGTATATGGCCATATGTAATCCTTTGCACTACCTGACAGTCATGAACTGCCAGCTATGTCTTCAGTTGGTGTTTGCCTGCTGGTGTGGAGGTTTCCTCCACTCCATCACACAGGTAATACTGGTCATTCAGTTGCTGTTCTGTGGCCCCAATCATCTGGATAACTTCTACTGTGATGCTCCACAAGTCATTAAACTGGCCTGCAGAGATACTTATGTGGTCGAGGTGCTGATGGTCTCCAATAGTGGTCTGCTATCTCTTATCTGTTTCTTGGTCCTGCTATTCTCCTATGCTGTCATACTGATCACTTTGAGAACTTTCCTCCATCAAGACCAGGGCAAAGTACTCTCTACCTGTGCCTCCCATCTAACAGTGGTCAGCCTGATCTTTGGGCCATGCGTTTTCATCTATTTGAGGCCGTTCTGCAGCTTTTTTGTGGATAAGGTGTTCTCTGTGTTTTACACAGTGATCACACCTATGTTGAATCCTCTCATCTATACACTCAGAAATGCTGATATGAAGACAGCTATGAAGAAGCTGAGAAGAAAGCATATGGCATCCTGCTGCCTTTTAAAAGATGAATag